The Hemiscyllium ocellatum isolate sHemOce1 chromosome 5, sHemOce1.pat.X.cur, whole genome shotgun sequence region GCACGCATGTGAAAACTATGCAAGAAAAACCTTTGTTATAATTTCAAATGTGTTTTAACTGTTTTCATTGGATTGAGTGAAAAATACTTGGCAGTATTGTGAAGCTCCTGATACTAGACAATTTAAACATGTGACAGGCTGCTTGGTGTTAAAGTGTAACCTCATTGTGCaaaattgaaaatgttcaaaGAGTGTGATGTAAAAATTACTTCAATGACAATTTTAACCTTATTTTGAAGTGGTAGTTATTATCACAGTTGTAATTAAAAATAAGTGGATTATAATCGAAAGAATGATTGCTGGTTAAAATAGCAATGCACAGTAGAGGATGACTTAGAAAACATGTACGTTTAATGCCTTACTTTGGAAATTCACAATATGTCATATGACATACGGGATTTGTCTCTTTAAGGGGCGTTACAAAGGAAATATTTCACAAAGTGAAACATGAGAAGTGTGAAATTTGAAACTGATACAATTTGCATATACCACACTTCTACGTGTGTGATCTAGTCTGCTATTGGTTAGCAAGATATGTGTGTATGTTTCCATTCTGAAGCTACACTGTTTCCACTTGAATGAATGCCAGGCAGCTTTATAAAAGGGGAAGCACAGAAAATCCTTGTTAAAAGCTGCAGTATTGCAACCTGGTCTTCATCCTGAGAGCTCTGGAGCCATGATCTCACAGTCGTTTGATTGCACATTCTTTGTGATAGCATGCATTTTTTTCAAATGCTGCTTTGCTTTCGACAAGGGTATTGAACAAACTAAAAATGATGCTACAGAAATATTCTACAATCGAAAGGTACTACAACATGATAGTCCAAGCAATTTAACATTAAATCAGGCAAGGAATGGAGGACGACAACCTGACCCATCAGATTTGAGTCGCAATGGTATGTTTTATATGTTTTCAGGAATACTCCATCGAtttcaaaggttttttttctgttttagctTTGTCTAAGTAATAGAATGATATTGTTAGATGCATTAAGTTACAGAACTTGATTTTTCCATAAATTAACAGCTAATGTTATCACTCAAAAGTACAAAGTTGAATGCTTATATAATGTAATTTATTGATATAAGCATATAGTATAAGTATGTTCAGGTTATGTAATATAACAAAAGCCCATGATTCAGTAAaggaaaattaaaaagaaaggattttaaaaaattattgaatGAGAACTAAGCATAGATGCACCAAGACAGTGCATGAAAATGTAATCACAGCTATGGTCGTATATAATGTACAGATAATTCCACAAGATAATAATTTCAAATccttctatgactctaaaattatTAATCACAATAATTATTTTTGTCTTGAGTTCAATCAAACTGAACCTGCTTTTGGGCAGGTTTCTGAGAAGTAGACATGCATTCTGATCGATGCAAGACGGTTTCAAGTAGCATTTGAACGTTCAGCTAGTTTTCAGTTACAGTTACTAGGATTACATGTGCTATCATGTCAGCTAAACTTTAAATCAATCTATCTTTGCATTACCTTCAAAGGAACCGACAGCAAATATCTGGGATTTCTGACACAGAAGTCAGCAAAATCTCAGTgaattccttccaaagtgaatattAGGCATTagcttttattgtcacatgtaaagTATAGGTATTCAggggtacagtgaaaaatgtacaaaTTCTTATTAATGTATCAGTAAAAACCAAATGTAAAAGATCAATTGCTGAACATATCAGTTGCTCAATTTATCAACATAGCCTTCTAAATTTACTTGCTTAATTTTCCAATGATATGTATCTTTATTAAGGCATGCCACATTTTACGTCTGTACTTAGAGACAATTGCCAAGACTCATGCAACACACATTGGATGGATGAAAATCAGAATCAGCAAAATAAATAAAGTATACTTATTGTTCAAGTATTTTCTTTTGTATCTTAAGGTTTCAAAGTGAAAAGAGCTCAGAAAATAACACACAAAATAATTGGCAAGTCCAACCGATCACTGTTCACCCCATATTCTGAAAATCAGTTAAAGGTTTCACGGCTATTTGGTTACAAGCCAGTCTAGGATAGTAGAAGCATTTATTGAAAAATATGTCTTTGTACTTTTAAAAGGGCTCCCATTTATTGTAGAACAGATTTTTAAGCACTTTTGCTGTAGCTGTGAGAAAGCTATAAGTTTAGAATAGGTTTGATGCAGAGGAAAGATGTCTTGAGTTTCAACGAGTAACATTTGCCAGAAAAAAGTACAGTTCAAGAAAAAATTATGAATATTTGCAAGCAACACTGATTTTTTGTAGTTAATGTTTATAGAAACTCTTAGAATTGAATTTTGTTTTGAGGTTTATAATAAAAGTGATTTCAATGTAAACTACAATGTGTTCTTTTTGAAATGTAGATCGATCTCAAGTTGGCTGTCGTGAGCTTAGATCAACCAAGTACATTTCTGATGGCTTGTGTACTAGTATTAATCCAGTGAAGGAGTTAGTGTGTGCTGGGGAGTGCTTACCTGTGCCTGTTCTTCCCAACTGGATTGGAGGTTATGGTCGAAAATACTGGAGCAGGAGGAATGCACAAGAGTGGCGCTGTGTGACAGACAAGACTCGTACTGAGAGGATTCAGCTTCAGTGCCAGAATGGCGGGACACGAACCTACAAAATCACAGTAGTTATTTCATGCAAGTGCAAGAGATACACACGACGGCACAATGAATCAAGCAATACCAATATTGAGGAGGCACTGCCAACAAACAAGAGAAGATTCCGAGGCAAAAAAAGATCCCGGAAGATTCATCAAGAGGAGACCAAGCATAAAGCAAATTGGCATGAAGTGGAAGATAAACAGTGATTTTCTTTGTTGCCATATGAACTGTATTGCGCAAAAGTGGGCTTCCTTTGTTCGTGTTCTGCATTTATTGAAATGAGCTTACTCAATATGTGTTAGGTATCATTAATTAAAGAAGAAGTAAAATTATGGTCCATCAGATGCGTATAATTGATCAGGACTCCTGGATTAAAACATATATACTCAGGAACCTGGCTACATTAATGTTTTCAATAGCATTCCTTACCGTGCACCTTTTGCTTAACTATAACTTCAAAGAAAAGACAgtgacaccactttcatatgCGTAATAGAACAAAAGTACAATAAATGGCTGTAGAACAATTAAGTTATTCAACAATGATTAAAATTACTTCAGTTTCCCACTGGTTGAATCAATCAAACTAAGAATTATTTTGTTTCCAATAATTCTGTTGAATTGCATTTTCATCAGATAAATTGGTGACAATTTATGTATATAGATATTTTTGGATAAAGATCTAATCTGCATGGGATACCATACAAGAAATTAAATATGTTGATCTCAAATATTTTGTGCATTTCTAAATGTACATTACTGATTTATCTTTAATGCAATAGATAGTGTGAAGTAAATACATCTGATCAGTGATATTGGTTCAACTTATTCAAGCCACACCTTCTCAATAGAAAGTTGTACTCATTTCTGTTCTCTCCGTTGAAATAAAGTTCATTAGTATCAAAACTATCAAGCCCTCACCTCTTAATGAAAAAATATCCAAAGATTCATTTAGTGGATGGGATCTATGAAACATGACACTTATTAAATCTGATGACAAGATCTTTATTTCAGCCTTTGAAAGAACATTTGTTGTCTATTTATTTTTTCAATATAGATATTTAATAAACAGTTTCATTTGGCTTTAGAAAATTACTCAGCATAAGTCTTTTTTTCTGGTTTTATTATGTGTCTACAAGTATTTTCAGGTTTTGCAGTAGGAGACCAGAACAAAAATGTCAATAACAATGTACATTTTGTACAGCTAATAGCATTTTGGCTCTTCAAATTTTCCAGCTttattttgtgcttttttttgctGCAGAGTTTGAAGAGTATGAGAAACTCTAAACTTAGCTTTACTTAAATAATAAATGGAATGCAAAAGACTATCTTCTGTAGACATCCACTAGTCTGGTTTTTTTGTCTTTTAATGTCTTCCACTGAGTAATGTACATTTTCACAAGAGTaaaattatagaaaataaatcaGTGAAGTCACAGCTTCTCTGTCTATTTCATTTATCCATTTGTTGCAATTATATGTACCAGGGATCATCTCAATTCCATCTGGTTTATATGAGCTATTGGCAATTCACAACAAGATGGGTGAAATTTTCAGTTCCTGGGGCTAAACTTTCAGATCATGCTGCGGTAAGAATAGAGGCAGGAGGGGAATAAAAATACCAGCTGAGGTTCTCTTTCCAGTATCCCAATGCCATTCCCAATAGAGGTGATCTTCACTAGGACTAGTGGAGGTCGAGCCCAGAATCTGACCTGACTAAAAAGGCCAATTACGAGAATTAAAGGTTTTGTTTGACAGCTTGCAAAGGTGCATGTTATGACTATGACTATGTAGACATGATGCATGTGCTTTCGGGGAAAGACCAGGTGAATTATAAAGGATACGCAGTGGGGAGAAAGTCATGGTCGCTTGAGAGATTTAGCTGGATCCCATGTAAAAAAAAGCTCAATCTCATTGATGAGTTCCATAGGGAACTCAGCCTCATTGGAAACAGATTCCCTCTGTTCAATGCAGGTTGTGGTGAGaacagtcagcatttattgaggGGACAAGGCTGACAAATGCAACTGGGGATGCCGGCCAAGCACAAAGAAGCCTGATTCTCAGATATTAAATCCAGTGGTGATGAGGAGCAGCATCTTCACAGGAAGGGCAGAACTTGGGGCTTCAGGAGGGCAGAGGAGATGAATGAGGTGTAGAACAAATCCAGCATAAGGTGTATTGGTAAAGTGGCAGCTACCTTGAGATGACTGGAAGATGAGAAATAAACAGGCAGATGGTCACAGAGATCTGTGCCTTTATCACAATTAACTTAGACATTGCAGTACCTTTCATCATTCCCTGCCAACATCCATCAAAGTCACTGCACTATTGAACTCATTTGCTTCTGACCTGGTTCAAAGATCCGGTGTGGACCTTAGTGACGTCTTACAAATGGCTGCATAGCAATTGCTGATCATTGCTACCTTAATGACAAGAATTGGACAGTCTATTCAATTCCAGGCATACACAACTTTACAGGGCACAGGGTTTTGTCTCCATTCTCCCCAGATTCAGAGCATTATTAATCGTAGCCATGAAGGCATCAaaagcattgaatgaatgagtgagatTCACCAACAGGAAAGGCTTCCAGTCCTTCAAAAGTTTGATCTGCAACCACAGAAAGAGCTTCCACTTTGTGATTATTCATTTTCTAGACTCCTTCATCCTCCACCTGTCCAGGTGGCTGCAGCTCTCCACTCTATCCCTTTGAATCTCCTGATGGATTCCAGGAATACTAGAAATCTCTTGGACAGTTGGTTATTAGTCCTCTGTGAAAGCTAGAGACAGAAATACAAAGGTGATACAACCAGCACTCAGCTATTGACAAGGCCATCAGATGTCTGAAAAGGTGATTCCTGAACCTGTACCAGTCATGTGGTGACTTGCAGTACACTCATGCAAATGTCTCACTCATTGGATGTTCTGTTGCCCTATCCATATCAGGAGTGAATCTTGAAGAGTGCGAGGCTCTGGCCTGGAAGACAAAAACTCATAGGAGAAAGAAGGGGAGCAGGTTGAAGAAAGAGAGGAATGGTGACCTTCCAAGAGTTTGTAAGATGTGACAGTGCTTCTTCTGAGCTCTGAGGTCACTGTGATTGCACCAATGATAAAGAGGGAATTGGTCATCATTGTCTTGACATCTGAACATTTCAGAGACACAGAGGAAATCAGGAGAACTGGCCTTTGAGATCAGAAAGAAGACTTTAAACATTAACAtgttttctccctccacagatattGACGCAATGGTTGCGTTTAGCCAGTAATTTTTGATTTTATGTCagttctccagtatctgcagtactttgctttaaCACTTATTATGAAAGGAGAAACCTCATTATGAGTATTCATTATGTATGGTTATTGATACACTGTCAGATGACCCTTTACAGGATGTAACATGTGGTGTAGTCCCCATCTCCACCATAGCTGACCATTTCACTTTGCACACCCTCCTGATGATCAGTGATCCCAGTGTTGTCCGCCTTCATGGTGACGACAATAGGAAAGTAGGGAGTGCCTTCTCCTGCATGAGGCCTGTTATGGATAGTATGAGCTTCTTTCTCCTGCAAAGAAAGAATGCGAGAATGTTCAGGGATTTCTATCTTTGGTGAACAATCCTAGCTTCTCCTATTCAATAAAAGTTGCATGTTTCAGTTCTGGCAGGTCTTCAGCAGAGCAGTATCGCTGAGCCATTCTAAAAGGGCCCTGGGCACACACTCCTCCCAAATTCAGGAACAGCGTGTGTCCAGAGGTGTCTGAACTAGTGTGTCTGCCGAGGGGGGTGAACACACAGAGCTTGTCCTGAGAGTTACAGCTTGCATTCAAGCAGCCAGAGTGAGTTAGGTCATTAAACCTACTTAAAACCAAGGCTAGTTTTTTCAGATCCAGTTTTTTGTGCAGCACATATTTATTGACTATGTTAGTTATCGATGCCTGCTTAGTTTCCCTCCAAGAAATGGatacccccccccctctctgctcACAGCCTTATTGTCTGCATCTCACActaaagggattctatgattttaaaagaaaaaaccCAGCAAATATAGGGATTGCCTTACCCCTGCTTTCAGATCTGTGGCTCTCctgaatcatagtcatagagttttTAAAGGgaaagaggctcttcagcccatcatattcACACCAGTTATCAAACATTCAtcaattctaattccattttccagttttGTATGCTTTGGTGTTTCACATGTTGATCAAGATAGTTCTTAAAATGCCTTGAGGTTTCTTGTCTCTACCAACCTATTAGGCAGTGAGATCCAAATATTTGGAATCATTtgtgtgaaaaatatttttcttaaatcccctctaaaccatttGCTCCAgattttaaaactgtgccctttGGTTACTGACCCCTGTACTAACATGAAACTGTCTATGCATCTACCCCCACCATCAGAAATTTGCCCATCTTAATCAGATCCTgcacccctgccccccccccccccccccccccgccccaacactGACCTTCTACACTCTAAGGAAAATAAACAGAGCCTGCCTAATCTCTCTTCATTTCTGAAttactccagcccaggcaacattctggtgcaTCACTTTTGCATCACTCTCATACAATTATATCCTTCCAAtggtatggcaaccagaactgcacacagtattccagctgtggcctaattaATGTTGCATATCACTTCATTATAACCACCTTACACttatattcaatgccttgactaataaaggcaaatatcccaCATATCTTTTTAAGCACATGTCTACCTGTCCTGGTGCTTTCAAGGATCTATAGACATGGACATCAAAGTCATTCTGATTCTCTGTGTTTTCAGGGTTATACCAAGCATCATTATTCCCttgctttagagtcatagagatgtacagcacagaaatagaccctttggtccaattcgtccatgctgaccagat contains the following coding sequences:
- the sostdc1a gene encoding sclerostin domain-containing protein 1a, translating into MISQSFDCTFFVIACIFFKCCFAFDKGIEQTKNDATEIFYNRKVLQHDSPSNLTLNQARNGGRQPDPSDLSRNDRSQVGCRELRSTKYISDGLCTSINPVKELVCAGECLPVPVLPNWIGGYGRKYWSRRNAQEWRCVTDKTRTERIQLQCQNGGTRTYKITVVISCKCKRYTRRHNESSNTNIEEALPTNKRRFRGKKRSRKIHQEETKHKANWHEVEDKQ